In one window of Oscillospiraceae bacterium DNA:
- a CDS encoding peptidyl-prolyl cis-trans isomerase, giving the protein MKKYRLIALCACFYLALTACDNPPEPSPSSTPEPEITKDSVAFYVGEEPIYYAEFNFHVVSGINTYYNSEEGQASGFDPNLPLAEQFYQDSELTMEEMFTENTIKDLQSIVAMYLESKVNGYAIDEQETESINAYFESLNVYIEQEGITEEKAYEDKYGVAMSHEEVYAILERSLTGKSYESYIRENMTATDQELEAFYEEHKNEVILPDCHEVSLRLINFTNKQIALDVLEKFENGDKSEESFIDLVGQYSTDEGDIEYGGLYTNLSPQNYSAASFDEVESWVFDNVRVPGDYSVLDTKNGYELVYFVAKGDPLWKSWSRYAKENLDIQSIIDKYPISYPEGQESPRRR; this is encoded by the coding sequence GTGAAAAAATACCGTTTAATTGCCCTATGTGCTTGTTTCTATCTGGCGCTGACCGCGTGTGACAATCCACCGGAGCCGAGCCCGTCAAGTACGCCGGAACCGGAGATCACGAAGGATTCCGTGGCCTTCTACGTCGGCGAAGAACCGATCTATTACGCCGAATTTAACTTCCATGTCGTCTCTGGAATCAATACGTATTACAACAGCGAAGAGGGACAAGCAAGTGGATTTGACCCCAATCTTCCACTGGCCGAACAGTTTTACCAAGACTCCGAGCTCACGATGGAGGAGATGTTTACAGAGAACACGATAAAAGACTTGCAAAGCATTGTCGCGATGTATCTTGAGTCGAAGGTCAATGGATACGCAATAGACGAACAAGAAACAGAGAGTATCAATGCATACTTTGAAAGCCTGAATGTCTACATCGAACAGGAAGGCATCACAGAAGAAAAGGCATATGAGGATAAGTACGGGGTCGCCATGTCTCACGAGGAGGTATATGCCATCTTGGAGCGGAGTTTAACCGGCAAATCCTATGAGAGCTACATACGTGAAAACATGACCGCCACCGACCAAGAGCTTGAAGCGTTTTATGAAGAGCACAAAAACGAAGTCATACTCCCCGACTGTCACGAGGTGTCCCTGCGACTCATCAATTTCACCAACAAGCAAATCGCGTTGGACGTCCTGGAAAAGTTCGAAAACGGCGACAAATCCGAGGAATCGTTTATCGACTTGGTGGGGCAGTATTCAACAGACGAGGGGGACATCGAGTATGGAGGTCTGTACACCAACCTGTCGCCGCAGAATTACAGCGCCGCGTCATTTGACGAAGTGGAGTCCTGGGTATTCGACAACGTGCGTGTGCCGGGCGACTATAGCGTTCTCGACACGAAAAACGGATATGAGCTGGTATATTTTGTGGCAAAGGGAGACCCGCTCTGGAAGTCGTGGAGCCGTTACGCAAAAGAAAATTTAGATATCCAAAGTATCATCGACAAATATCCTATTTCCTATCCGGAAGGCCAAGAATCACCGCGCCGGCGCTGA
- a CDS encoding XRE family transcriptional regulator: MDNKYELRLFDESLLLFEMTSGAFEALDVSHISVVPKKAELLPMDLLPAEQINPDTLGDWLRRRVIPKNRAFVEEILQSLGLSADNPKGIIDVCKGLSLNDSYWVVPQGFDGTFADCNLYENRFSEMLSLVAYTGAPHGDVVFTTSPELTTDGMLPKAWRFIDRDGIYLYKGGTSGASNTGKEPYSEYYACQIAEHMGIHAVHYDLENWKEILASKCKLFTDIDTAYVPIYRIVKNSSLAAVVRYYDRQGQTFADSIRDMLVFDALIYNEDRHFNNFGVLRDNHSGKVIAPAPVFDNGNALFNFASKDSYADLDKYALTRSPHPACGAKFESICASAMTPRQAAMLRKMLGFTFARHPKINLPEDNLSAIERHMQKRASQLLSLGSIQSVVPDDTLRSDPV, translated from the coding sequence ATGGATAACAAATATGAACTTAGACTATTTGATGAATCGCTGCTTTTGTTTGAAATGACAAGCGGAGCGTTTGAGGCGCTTGATGTCAGCCATATATCAGTTGTGCCGAAAAAGGCGGAATTGCTGCCGATGGATCTTCTCCCAGCTGAGCAGATCAACCCCGATACGCTCGGCGACTGGCTGAGACGGCGCGTCATACCCAAAAATAGAGCATTTGTTGAGGAGATTTTACAATCGCTTGGTTTGTCCGCCGATAACCCAAAGGGCATCATTGATGTCTGCAAAGGGCTGTCGCTGAATGATAGCTACTGGGTTGTTCCGCAAGGGTTTGACGGCACATTTGCGGACTGTAATCTCTATGAAAATCGTTTTTCGGAGATGCTCTCGCTTGTGGCGTATACGGGCGCTCCTCACGGCGACGTGGTGTTCACGACATCCCCTGAACTGACCACGGATGGAATGCTTCCAAAAGCGTGGCGGTTCATTGACAGAGATGGTATTTATCTGTACAAGGGAGGTACGTCAGGAGCATCCAACACAGGTAAGGAACCCTACAGTGAGTACTATGCTTGCCAGATCGCCGAGCATATGGGTATCCATGCGGTTCACTATGATTTGGAGAACTGGAAAGAAATTCTCGCTTCAAAGTGTAAGCTATTTACTGATATCGACACGGCATATGTGCCGATCTATCGTATCGTAAAAAATAGTAGTTTGGCCGCTGTTGTGCGATACTATGACCGGCAAGGTCAGACATTTGCCGACAGCATACGAGACATGCTCGTTTTTGATGCGCTCATATACAATGAGGATAGGCACTTCAACAATTTTGGCGTTCTTCGAGACAATCATTCCGGTAAAGTGATCGCGCCCGCGCCAGTGTTTGACAATGGCAATGCGCTGTTCAACTTTGCCTCGAAGGACAGTTATGCTGACTTAGATAAGTACGCTTTGACGAGATCACCTCATCCCGCTTGCGGGGCGAAATTCGAGAGCATTTGTGCGTCGGCTATGACACCGCGTCAAGCGGCCATGCTGCGTAAAATGCTGGGATTCACTTTTGCGCGCCACCCGAAAATCAATCTCCCTGAAGACAACCTTAGTGCAATTGAACGTCACATGCAAAAACGGGCGTCACAGCTACTTAGCCTTGGCAGTATCCAATCTGTTGTCCCCGATGATACGCTACGGTCTGACCCAGTGTAG